From Coffea arabica cultivar ET-39 chromosome 9c, Coffea Arabica ET-39 HiFi, whole genome shotgun sequence, one genomic window encodes:
- the LOC140014156 gene encoding uncharacterized protein produces the protein MYFDGAAHRDGAGAGVVFYTSEADVLSYSFTLTRRCSNNMAEYQALILGLETAVDMKQLHLRVYGDSKLVVNQFLGIYDVKKPELIPYYKYARQLMGYLDSVIPPMFDEEGDGKEENTYHIFVYEIEKEDWRHLIIDYLNHGKLPKNPKKKIDIRRRVPRFIYYKGTLYRRSFDGVFLRCLGEDEVVQAMEEAHSGICAMNKLCEKFHFKQYKSSMYYAAANRVAEAFNKTLCNLLKKIVNKSRKDWHLRIGEALWAYQTTFRTPTQATPYALVYGIEAVLPLECQIPSLRIAIQEGLSEEDNVRLRLEELEALDEKRLETQQRIECYQAHLSKAFNKHVRPRSFQIGKLVLAVRRPTILTHGGQRKFTPKWDGPYAVREVYTNGSYKLVAEDGLSVGPINGKYLKRLHVLKFLHSVISQDAGMFNGR, from the exons ATGTATTTCGATGGAGCTGCTCACCGTGATGGAGCTGGTGCGGGAGTTGTCTTTTATACTTCTGAAGCAGATGTATTGTCGTACTCCTTCACTTTAACACGCCGATGTTCAAACAATATGGCCGAATATCAGGCGTTGATTCTTGGTCTTGAAACGGCTGTAGACATGAAGCAGTTGCATCTTAGAGTCTATGGTGATTCAAAATTGGTGGTAAATCAATTTCTTGGTATTTATGATGTCAAGAAACCTGAATTGATCCCATATTATAAGTATGCAAGACAACTCATGGGATATTTGGATAGT GTCATACCTCCGATGTTTGACGAAGAAGGTGATGGTAAGGAAGAAAATActtatcatatttttgtttATGAGATCGAAAAGGAGGATTGGCGTCACCTCATCATTGATTATCTTAATCATGGGAAGTTACcaaaaaatcctaagaaaaagATTGATATACGTCGTCGAGTACCACGTTTCATTTACTACAAAGGGACGCTTTACCGAAGGTCATTCGATGGGGTGTTTCTACGATgtcttggagaagatgaggtcgTGCAAGCAATGGAGGAGGCTCACTCTGGGATATGCG CAATGAACAAGCTTTGCgaaaagtttcatttcaaacaatACAAGTCGTCCATGTACTATGCTGCTGCAAATAGAGTCGCTGAAGCATTCAATAAGACCTTATGTAATCTGTTGAAGAAAATCGTGAATAAATCGAGAAAGGATTGGCATCTTCGAATTGGAGAAGCACTTTGGGCATACCAAACTACTTTTCGAACTCCCACGCAAGCGACCCCATACGCGCTTGTTTATGGTATTGAAGCTGTTCTTCCACTTGAGTGTCAAATACCTTCGCTAAGAATTGCGATTCAAGAAGGGCTCAGTGAAGAAGATAATGTTCGTCTTCGCCTTGAAGAGTTAGAAGCACTCGACGAAAAGAGATTGGAAACTCAGCAACGGATTGAGTGCTATCAGGCTCACCTTTCAAAAGCATTCAATAAGCACGTCCGACCTCGTTCTTttcaaattggaaagttagtGCTCGCTGTTCGGAGACCAACCATTCTCACTCATGGCGGACAAAGAAAGTTTACTCCTAAGTGGGATGGTCCATATGCCGTTCGAGAAGTATATACAAATGGCTCATACAAGTTGGTTGCTGAAGATGGATTAAGCGTTGGCCCCATCAATGGTAAGTACCTAAAAAG ACTTCATGTCCTCAAGTTCCTTCATAGCGTCATCAGTCAAGATGCTGGTATGTTCAATGGAAGATAG